From a single Nostoc sp. MS1 genomic region:
- a CDS encoding peptidase C15 yields MKKRILLTSFATWLEDQKSNSSDDLLFEVSKLESLPDNLQFLRLLPVDIGLASTKVMAKIEEYQADYIVCCGMAASRKKLSVEIGASCGETFLQTSIDLKKLLTGARATDISDDCGKFVCEGLYYSVLDYLGQKQLSSQCVFVHVPMLNQDNLMEILTDFVLIINNLALL; encoded by the coding sequence ATGAAGAAAAGAATACTATTAACTTCTTTTGCAACTTGGCTCGAAGATCAAAAGTCAAATTCCTCTGATGATTTATTATTTGAAGTCAGCAAACTTGAATCACTCCCTGATAATTTACAATTCTTGCGCTTATTACCCGTTGATATCGGGCTTGCCAGTACAAAAGTAATGGCAAAAATAGAGGAATACCAAGCAGATTACATTGTTTGTTGTGGCATGGCAGCTAGCCGTAAAAAATTGAGTGTAGAAATAGGTGCAAGCTGTGGAGAAACTTTTTTACAGACCTCTATTGATTTAAAAAAATTACTAACAGGAGCAAGAGCAACTGATATTAGTGACGACTGCGGTAAATTTGTCTGTGAAGGTTTATATTATTCCGTACTCGACTACTTAGGACAAAAGCAACTATCAAGTCAATGTGTTTTTGTTCATGTCCCCATGCTGAATCAAGATAACTTGATGGAAATCCTCACTGATTTCGTATTAATTATTAACAATTTGGCACTTTTGTAA
- the rsmD gene encoding 16S rRNA (guanine(966)-N(2))-methyltransferase RsmD codes for MTLRIYGNRQIKTLPGQETRPTTSRVREAVFNIWQGEIEGCRWLDLCAGNGSMGAEALSRGASLVVGIEKSSRACAVIQENWQRIAHNEQKWRVLRGDVVVQLKNLSGQQFDKIYFDPPYASGLYQPVLEAIADYQLLEPNGEIAIEHNPQGWVDIVIPTWEICRQKVYGNTALTFYRTEKTE; via the coding sequence ATGACTCTTAGAATTTACGGGAATCGCCAAATTAAAACTTTACCAGGGCAAGAAACCCGACCCACAACTTCGCGGGTTAGGGAAGCTGTGTTTAATATTTGGCAAGGAGAAATAGAAGGCTGTCGCTGGCTAGATTTGTGTGCCGGTAATGGTTCAATGGGTGCAGAAGCATTGAGTCGGGGCGCTAGCTTGGTGGTAGGAATTGAGAAATCAAGCCGAGCCTGTGCAGTAATTCAAGAAAATTGGCAGCGCATCGCCCACAACGAACAAAAATGGCGAGTATTGCGTGGTGATGTTGTTGTGCAGTTAAAAAATTTATCAGGGCAGCAATTTGACAAGATATATTTTGACCCGCCCTATGCTAGTGGATTATATCAGCCAGTATTAGAAGCGATCGCTGATTATCAATTATTAGAGCCAAACGGGGAAATTGCGATCGAACACAACCCCCAAGGCTGGGTAGATATAGTAATTCCTACCTGGGAAATTTGCCGTCAAAAAGTCTACGGTAACACGGCGCTGACTTTTTATAGAACCGAGAAAACGGAGTAG
- a CDS encoding c-type cytochrome: MDNQITKPEIPIQRIALVALVILLAVPLGFFGVQLVKASDPYVKSVLAMKGDPIQGHAIFQINCAGCHGLEADGRVGPSLQAVSKRKSRYGLIHQVISGETPPMPKFQPNTKEMADLLSFLETL; encoded by the coding sequence TTGGATAACCAGATTACTAAACCTGAAATTCCGATTCAGCGTATCGCTTTAGTGGCGCTAGTGATACTGCTAGCAGTCCCTTTGGGCTTTTTTGGTGTTCAGTTGGTGAAAGCCTCTGACCCTTATGTTAAGAGTGTTCTTGCCATGAAAGGAGATCCAATTCAGGGACACGCTATCTTTCAAATCAATTGTGCTGGCTGTCACGGTTTAGAAGCAGATGGTCGAGTAGGCCCCAGCTTGCAAGCTGTGTCTAAGCGTAAGTCCAGGTATGGACTCATTCATCAAGTCATTAGTGGGGAAACCCCCCCAATGCCCAAATTTCAACCCAACACCAAGGAAATGGCAGACCTTTTAAGCTTTTTAGAGACTTTATAA
- the petG gene encoding cytochrome b6-f complex subunit V produces MIEPLLSGIVLGLIPVTLAGLFYAAYKQYKRPNELGG; encoded by the coding sequence GTGATTGAACCACTACTTTCAGGCATTGTTCTTGGTCTAATACCTGTCACCCTGGCTGGACTATTTTACGCCGCTTATAAGCAATACAAGCGCCCCAATGAGTTGGGTGGTTGA
- a CDS encoding tetratricopeptide repeat protein translates to MKFTSFFYTLPALLLLGYSIPLVVAQIPDSQLSPDCQMPRPATLNSVNDFLAMGHFQQDCLKDVSAAVSTFTQAIKLNPYAEEPYYHRANAYAAMENYQAAVADYSKVIQKNTGRLGLTSAAYWNRARAYEKLGEKTKAISDLTQLIGNNRGPNADEYVFRANLYKDVGNKQSAIADYKVAEKLLQQYVDGVFDTGYMDDRYQQMLDKTRKELSSMGVAVTIPKVTTGSILRTIATTEVERALNLARFIPSSPNIQYFDTQLEDLYQQLATTQPQVDKSVVKNLISNAAYEKMDSLKTERSQLLAKYTPYHPNIKLIDIQTTELESLIRRNKF, encoded by the coding sequence ATGAAATTCACCTCGTTTTTTTATACATTGCCTGCTTTGTTATTGCTAGGTTACTCAATACCGCTAGTAGTCGCACAAATACCAGATTCCCAGCTTTCTCCTGATTGCCAAATGCCCAGGCCAGCAACTCTTAATTCCGTAAACGACTTCTTGGCTATGGGACACTTTCAACAAGATTGTCTAAAGGATGTATCGGCTGCTGTGTCTACTTTTACCCAGGCAATTAAACTCAACCCCTACGCTGAAGAACCATACTATCATCGTGCAAATGCTTATGCTGCAATGGAAAATTATCAAGCAGCAGTGGCAGACTATAGCAAAGTAATTCAGAAAAATACAGGTAGATTGGGTCTTACTAGTGCTGCATATTGGAACAGGGCTAGGGCTTATGAAAAGTTGGGTGAAAAAACCAAAGCAATTTCTGATTTAACTCAATTAATTGGCAATAATCGTGGACCTAATGCTGATGAATACGTTTTTAGAGCAAATCTTTACAAGGATGTGGGAAATAAACAAAGTGCGATCGCTGATTATAAAGTAGCCGAAAAACTCTTGCAGCAATACGTAGATGGAGTTTTCGATACTGGTTACATGGATGACAGATACCAGCAGATGTTAGACAAGACTAGAAAAGAGCTATCAAGTATGGGCGTAGCCGTTACCATACCTAAAGTTACAACAGGTAGTATTTTACGTACAATAGCGACTACAGAAGTTGAACGGGCATTAAATTTAGCTAGGTTTATACCTTCATCTCCAAACATTCAATATTTTGATACTCAACTGGAGGATTTATATCAGCAACTTGCAACCACACAACCGCAAGTAGATAAAAGTGTAGTAAAAAATTTAATATCAAATGCAGCGTATGAAAAAATGGATAGTTTAAAAACAGAGCGATCTCAGCTTTTAGCAAAATATACTCCTTACCATCCGAACATAAAACTTATTGACATTCAAACAACTGAATTAGAATCATTAATTCGTCGTAATAAATTTTAA
- the hisH gene encoding imidazole glycerol phosphate synthase subunit HisH, whose protein sequence is MPVIAVIDYEMGNLHSVCKGLENAGATPIITHSHKELIKADAVILPGVGAFDPAVQSLRSRDLEQPIKDTIASGKPFLGICLGLQILFESSAEGSQPGLGIIKGKVKRFVSEPGITIPHMGWNQLELTQPKSILWEHLPPQPWVYFVHSYYVDPSEPQVRAATVTHGTQTVTAAIAQENLMAVQFHPEKSSNIGLQILSNFVSQVREKIAA, encoded by the coding sequence ATGCCAGTTATTGCGGTAATCGATTACGAGATGGGAAATTTGCATTCGGTTTGCAAGGGATTAGAAAATGCAGGGGCGACTCCTATAATTACTCATTCTCATAAGGAATTAATTAAGGCCGATGCAGTGATATTGCCAGGAGTGGGAGCCTTTGACCCGGCAGTGCAGAGTTTGCGATCGCGTGATTTAGAACAACCAATTAAGGATACAATCGCATCTGGCAAACCCTTCTTAGGCATCTGTTTAGGGCTGCAAATTCTTTTTGAATCGAGTGCGGAAGGTAGTCAACCAGGACTAGGAATTATCAAAGGAAAAGTGAAGCGGTTTGTCTCTGAACCAGGAATTACAATTCCTCACATGGGATGGAATCAACTCGAATTAACCCAACCAAAAAGTATTTTATGGGAGCATTTGCCGCCCCAACCTTGGGTATATTTTGTCCATTCCTACTATGTTGACCCTAGTGAGCCTCAAGTCCGTGCTGCAACTGTTACCCACGGTACGCAAACGGTTACAGCCGCCATTGCGCAAGAAAACCTGATGGCAGTACAATTTCACCCAGAAAAATCTTCAAATATTGGGCTGCAAATTCTGTCTAATTTTGTCTCTCAAGTACGGGAAAAAATTGCTGCGTAA